From one Flavobacterium kingsejongi genomic stretch:
- a CDS encoding electron transfer flavoprotein subunit alpha/FixB family protein, translating to MSILIYAESAEGKFKKVAFELASYAKKVAQTLGTTVTAVTVNVADTSALAQYGVDKVLKVSNDKLAKFNARAYADVIKHAAEKESAKLILVSSTTDSLYLAPLVAVSLNAGYASNVVALPESTAPFLVKRNAFSNKAFTITEISTDVKVLAIAKNSFGIIESASSPAEEDFTPTLNDADFDIKVENVEKVTGKVTIADAEIVVSAGRGLKGPENWGMIEDLAAALGAATACSKPVSDLGWRPHSEHVGQTGKPVAANLYIAVGISGAIQHIAGINSSKVKVVINTDPEAPFFKVADYGVVGDAFDIVPKLTEKIKEFKAQNS from the coding sequence ATGTCTATATTAATATATGCAGAATCTGCAGAAGGAAAATTTAAAAAAGTAGCTTTCGAATTAGCTTCGTACGCTAAGAAAGTAGCACAAACATTAGGTACAACTGTTACCGCTGTTACTGTGAATGTCGCTGATACCAGCGCATTGGCACAATACGGAGTGGACAAAGTGCTGAAAGTATCCAATGATAAATTAGCAAAATTCAACGCAAGAGCATATGCTGACGTGATCAAACATGCAGCAGAAAAAGAAAGCGCAAAACTGATCTTAGTATCTTCTACAACAGACAGCCTTTACCTGGCACCTCTTGTAGCTGTATCACTGAATGCAGGATATGCTTCCAATGTGGTAGCACTTCCGGAAAGTACTGCTCCATTTTTAGTAAAAAGAAATGCTTTTTCCAATAAGGCTTTCACCATTACTGAAATCAGCACAGATGTAAAAGTATTGGCTATCGCTAAAAATTCATTTGGAATTATCGAAAGTGCTTCTTCACCAGCTGAGGAAGATTTCACCCCTACTTTAAATGATGCTGATTTTGACATCAAAGTAGAAAATGTAGAAAAAGTAACCGGTAAAGTAACCATTGCCGATGCAGAGATTGTTGTTTCTGCCGGACGTGGCCTAAAAGGTCCTGAAAACTGGGGAATGATCGAAGATCTTGCTGCTGCCCTTGGTGCTGCAACTGCCTGTTCCAAACCGGTTTCCGACTTAGGATGGAGACCTCACAGCGAACACGTAGGCCAAACGGGGAAACCGGTAGCTGCCAATCTGTATATTGCTGTAGGTATTTCAGGAGCAATACAACACATCGCCGGGATCAACTCTTCCAAAGTAAAAGTAGTCATCAATACCGATCCGGAAGCACCCTTTTTTAAGGTTGCCGACTATGGTGTAGTAGGTGATGCTTTTGATATTGTTCCTAAACTAACCGAAAAAATTAAAGAATTTAAGGCTCAGAATTCATAA
- a CDS encoding bifunctional nuclease family protein codes for MSLVKLTIKGISYSQTQNGAYALILNEVDGDRKLPIVIGAFEAQSIAIALEKEIKPPRPLTHDLFKNFADRFDIIVKQVIIHKLVDGVFYSSIICERDKIEEIIDARTSDALALALRFNAPIFTYKNILDKAGIYLKVNPLEPEKTQDIDDVLTSPETFGIEEDHNPSENFQQYSLSELHEMLESSVASEEYEKAVKIRDEISKRENL; via the coding sequence ATGAGTTTAGTAAAATTAACAATAAAAGGGATCTCCTACAGTCAGACACAAAATGGTGCCTATGCCCTAATTCTGAATGAAGTAGACGGTGACCGCAAATTACCAATCGTTATCGGCGCATTTGAAGCCCAGTCTATTGCTATAGCACTGGAAAAAGAAATCAAGCCGCCGCGCCCATTAACGCATGATTTATTCAAGAATTTCGCTGACCGGTTCGATATTATCGTAAAGCAGGTAATCATCCATAAATTAGTGGATGGTGTTTTTTATTCCAGTATCATCTGCGAAAGGGATAAAATAGAAGAGATAATTGACGCGCGTACTTCGGACGCCCTTGCCCTTGCCCTTCGTTTCAATGCTCCTATTTTTACCTATAAAAACATATTGGACAAAGCAGGAATCTACCTTAAAGTAAACCCATTAGAACCGGAGAAAACACAGGATATTGATGATGTACTCACCAGCCCGGAAACTTTCGGAATCGAAGAGGATCATAATCCTAGCGAAAATTTTCAGCAATATTCCCTTTCTGAACTGCACGAAATGCTGGAAAGCTCTGTTGCCAGTGAAGAATATGAGAAAGCGGTAAAAATACGCGACGAAATTTCTAAAAGAGAAAATCTATAA
- a CDS encoding response regulator transcription factor, with product MDSRIKIILAEDEPALALIIKESLETRNFDVFICKNGEDALECYLKEKPELLVLDVMMPKKDGFSVARDIRKTDKEIPIIFLTSKSQTQDVVDGFNSGGNDYLKKPFSMEELIVRIHSLLRRVPTPKNDTEITIGKYHFNLTKQLLIISDTRISLTHREASLLHLLIANKNEVIERSILLKKIWGDDDFFNGRSMDVFITKLRKKLNLDPNIQIINVRGQGYKLIE from the coding sequence ATGGATAGCCGAATTAAAATCATCCTTGCGGAGGATGAACCGGCTTTGGCCTTAATTATCAAGGAAAGCCTGGAAACACGCAATTTTGATGTGTTCATTTGTAAAAATGGAGAAGATGCATTGGAATGCTATTTAAAAGAAAAGCCGGAATTGCTGGTACTGGATGTAATGATGCCTAAAAAAGATGGTTTTTCAGTTGCCAGGGACATTCGAAAAACAGATAAAGAAATTCCTATAATTTTTCTCACTTCAAAATCGCAAACACAGGATGTTGTCGATGGATTCAATTCTGGCGGTAATGATTACCTCAAAAAACCATTCAGCATGGAAGAGCTTATCGTCCGTATTCATTCCCTCCTGCGTCGGGTACCAACACCCAAAAATGATACGGAAATCACCATCGGAAAGTATCATTTCAACCTGACAAAGCAACTCCTGATCATTTCGGATACCCGCATTTCCCTTACCCATCGGGAAGCTTCATTATTACACCTCCTCATCGCCAATAAAAATGAGGTCATCGAGCGCTCCATCCTACTGAAAAAAATATGGGGTGATGATGATTTTTTTAATGGTAGGAGCATGGATGTATTTATTACCAAACTGCGTAAAAAATTAAACCTTGACCCCAACATCCAAATTATTAATGTCAGGGGTCAAGGCTACAAACTGATTGAATAA
- a CDS encoding inorganic diphosphatase translates to MSVEKSKTFDVLIEIPRGSRNKYEYDFELKRIRFDRMLYSAMFYPADYGFIPETLALDGDPLDVLVLFTEPSVPGCIVEVKPIAIFKMADDKGPDEKIICVPVSDPIMNKLNDISDINEHLIKEIEHFFRVYKDLENKKVDVQGWGDVTVANAMIAECTERFNALDDAKKASFSIRY, encoded by the coding sequence ATGAGTGTAGAAAAATCAAAAACTTTCGATGTATTAATTGAAATACCAAGAGGAAGCAGAAATAAATACGAATACGATTTTGAATTAAAAAGAATCCGTTTTGACAGAATGTTATATTCTGCAATGTTTTACCCGGCAGATTACGGATTCATTCCGGAAACATTAGCATTAGACGGGGATCCATTGGATGTATTGGTATTGTTCACGGAGCCTTCTGTACCAGGATGCATTGTAGAAGTAAAACCAATTGCTATTTTTAAAATGGCAGATGACAAAGGTCCGGATGAGAAAATTATCTGTGTACCGGTTTCTGATCCAATCATGAACAAACTGAATGATATTTCCGATATCAACGAACACCTGATTAAAGAAATAGAGCATTTCTTCCGCGTGTACAAAGATCTTGAGAACAAAAAAGTAGACGTTCAGGGATGGGGTGATGTTACTGTGGCGAACGCTATGATCGCTGAATGTACAGAGCGTTTCAACGCATTGGACGATGCCAAAAAAGCAAGTTTCAGTATCCGTTACTAA
- a CDS encoding S41 family peptidase, giving the protein MKKLLLLLLLFPGFLLAQDCSCEANFLWLKKTFEENDAGFQYALDRKGTAEYEKHTALYAEKVKSITSPTACSTTLMEWLLFFRKAHLSVSPKDNTTATTVVSNSQVPWKTYEISDKKLQKQLESAGEKGFEGIWKTDPYTIGILKTGTGYVGFIIAAPGTNWQKNQIKLILKPNATHGTYDGEFYMRNYATQHFENAELIGKNILNLGPFMLKRVNPKQEDSPEIQLYSELLTAAQPMIKEVNKNTLLLRIPSFAPSNKKAIDSLLKTYHNQITSTENLIIDIRGNGGGSDGSYNKIIPYLYTNPIRIVGLELYSTLLNNQRMEGFLSEPGITEAEKKEIQKDLAMLNANLGKFVNLSGDNIVYTQKMDSVYAYPKNVAVLIDENNGSTAEQFLLAAKQSRKVKLFGTTTFGVLDISNMHFVDSPCTTLTLGYSLSKSFRIPDMTIDDKGIQPDFYMDKSIPKQDWVPFVVKILNND; this is encoded by the coding sequence ATGAAAAAACTACTACTTCTGTTGCTCTTGTTTCCAGGTTTTCTATTGGCCCAGGATTGCTCCTGTGAAGCTAATTTTCTGTGGCTAAAAAAAACATTCGAAGAAAACGATGCGGGTTTCCAGTATGCACTGGACCGGAAAGGAACTGCGGAATATGAAAAACATACAGCGCTATATGCCGAAAAAGTAAAATCGATTACTTCCCCCACAGCTTGTTCCACAACGTTAATGGAATGGCTGTTATTCTTTCGAAAAGCGCATCTTTCGGTCTCTCCAAAAGACAATACTACAGCTACAACTGTTGTATCAAATTCTCAAGTCCCCTGGAAGACTTATGAAATCAGCGATAAAAAACTTCAAAAACAACTCGAAAGCGCTGGTGAAAAAGGTTTTGAGGGCATTTGGAAAACCGATCCCTACACCATTGGGATTTTAAAAACCGGAACAGGATATGTCGGTTTCATTATTGCTGCCCCGGGAACCAACTGGCAAAAGAATCAAATCAAGCTGATCCTAAAGCCCAATGCCACACATGGCACTTATGATGGCGAATTTTATATGCGGAATTACGCCACCCAACATTTTGAAAACGCCGAACTCATTGGTAAAAACATCCTTAACCTTGGGCCTTTTATGCTAAAGAGGGTCAACCCAAAACAGGAAGACAGTCCGGAAATCCAGTTGTATTCCGAATTGCTTACCGCTGCCCAGCCGATGATTAAAGAAGTAAACAAAAACACGCTATTGCTCCGTATCCCTTCCTTTGCTCCATCCAATAAAAAAGCGATTGACAGCCTGTTAAAAACCTACCACAACCAGATTACCAGTACCGAAAATCTAATTATTGATATCCGGGGCAATGGCGGTGGTTCGGACGGCAGCTACAACAAAATCATCCCCTACCTCTATACTAACCCCATACGGATTGTAGGTTTGGAATTGTACTCCACCCTTTTAAACAACCAAAGGATGGAAGGCTTTTTATCGGAACCCGGAATCACGGAAGCCGAAAAGAAAGAAATACAAAAAGATTTAGCGATGCTAAACGCCAATCTGGGCAAATTTGTCAATTTGAGCGGGGACAACATTGTATATACCCAAAAGATGGACAGTGTGTATGCGTATCCAAAAAATGTAGCGGTCCTCATTGATGAAAATAATGGAAGTACGGCGGAACAATTCCTCCTGGCTGCCAAGCAAAGCCGAAAAGTAAAACTTTTTGGCACCACAACTTTTGGAGTGCTCGATATCTCCAACATGCATTTTGTAGATTCGCCCTGTACTACACTTACCTTGGGATACAGCCTTTCTAAAAGCTTTCGAATTCCCGATATGACGATTGATGACAAAGGTATTCAACCGGACTTTTATATGGACAAAAGCATCCCAAAACAAGACTGGGTACCTTTTGTTGTCAAAATTTTAAATAATGATTAG
- a CDS encoding pyruvate dehydrogenase complex E1 component subunit beta produces MRTIQFREAICEAMSEEMRRDESIYLMGEEVAEYNGAYKASKGMLDEFGPKRVIDTPIAELGFSGIAVGSAMNGNRPIVEFMTFNFSLVGIDQIINNAAKMRQMSGGQFNMPIVFRGPTASAGQLGATHSQAFENWFANTPGLKVVIPSNPYDAKGLLKSAIRDNDPVIFMESEQMYGDKGEVPDGEYTLPLGVAEIKREGTDVTIVSFGKIIKEAYAAAEELAKDGISCEIIDLRTVRPMDQETILKSVKKTNRLVILEEAWPFGSVSSEITYMVQEKAFDYLDAPIQRITTADTPAPYSPNLLKEWLPNASDVVKAVKKVAYKK; encoded by the coding sequence ATGAGAACAATACAATTTAGGGAAGCAATTTGCGAGGCGATGAGCGAAGAGATGCGTCGTGATGAGTCCATATATTTGATGGGTGAAGAAGTAGCGGAATACAATGGAGCTTACAAGGCATCCAAAGGCATGTTGGATGAATTCGGTCCAAAACGCGTTATCGATACTCCAATCGCTGAACTTGGATTTTCTGGGATTGCAGTAGGTTCTGCAATGAACGGAAACCGTCCGATTGTAGAATTTATGACTTTCAACTTCTCTTTGGTCGGAATTGACCAGATAATCAATAATGCAGCTAAAATGCGCCAAATGTCAGGCGGTCAGTTTAATATGCCTATTGTTTTCAGAGGACCTACTGCTTCAGCAGGACAGTTGGGAGCGACACACTCACAAGCTTTTGAAAACTGGTTCGCCAATACTCCAGGGCTTAAAGTGGTAATTCCTTCCAATCCTTATGATGCAAAAGGACTTTTAAAATCGGCGATACGTGATAATGATCCTGTGATCTTCATGGAATCAGAGCAAATGTATGGTGACAAAGGTGAAGTGCCGGATGGTGAATATACATTGCCACTTGGTGTTGCTGAAATAAAACGTGAAGGTACAGATGTAACTATCGTCTCTTTCGGTAAAATCATCAAAGAAGCTTATGCAGCAGCAGAAGAATTAGCCAAAGACGGTATCAGTTGTGAAATCATCGATTTAAGAACTGTACGTCCAATGGATCAGGAGACAATCTTAAAATCAGTAAAAAAAACCAACCGTTTGGTTATCCTGGAAGAAGCGTGGCCATTTGGAAGTGTTTCCTCTGAAATTACTTATATGGTTCAGGAAAAAGCATTTGATTACCTGGATGCCCCTATCCAAAGAATTACTACTGCTGATACCCCAGCACCATACTCTCCAAATTTATTGAAAGAATGGTTGCCAAATGCTTCCGATGTAGTGAAAGCAGTTAAAAAAGTAGCGTACAAAAAATAA
- a CDS encoding deoxynucleoside kinase, translating to MHIAVAGNIGAGKTTLTRLLAKHFKWEPHFEDVVDNPYLDDFYHQMERWSFNLQIYFLNSRFRQVLQIRESGKNIIQDRTIYEDSHIFAPNLHAMGLMTNRDFNNYKSLFELMESLVEAPDLLIYLRSSIPNLVGQIHKRGREYENSISIEYLSRLNERYEAWIQGYDKGKLLIIDVDNINFVDNPEDLGDIVHRINSELNGLF from the coding sequence ATGCATATAGCTGTAGCAGGGAACATTGGGGCCGGAAAAACGACATTAACACGACTATTAGCCAAACATTTTAAGTGGGAACCCCACTTTGAAGATGTGGTGGACAATCCTTATCTGGATGATTTTTACCACCAAATGGAACGTTGGTCATTCAATCTGCAGATTTATTTCCTAAACAGCCGTTTCCGCCAGGTGTTACAAATCCGTGAAAGTGGCAAAAACATTATACAGGACAGAACCATTTATGAGGATTCGCACATCTTTGCGCCTAACCTTCATGCCATGGGCCTGATGACGAACCGGGATTTCAACAATTACAAATCTTTATTCGAACTGATGGAATCGTTGGTTGAAGCTCCGGATCTGCTGATCTACCTGAGGAGTTCTATCCCAAACCTTGTAGGACAGATCCACAAGCGTGGCCGCGAATATGAGAATTCCATATCCATTGAATACCTGAGCCGCCTGAACGAACGTTATGAAGCCTGGATTCAGGGATATGACAAAGGTAAACTCTTAATCATCGATGTAGACAATATCAATTTTGTAGACAATCCGGAAGATCTAGGAGATATCGTACACCGCATCAACTCCGAACTCAATGGCCTTTTTTAA
- a CDS encoding GLPGLI family protein, producing the protein MKKGIIFSLLCLAYSGEVLAQNFQGMAVYESKTAINDFVAQGKQFSGEIQKTMEDRLKKAFEKTFVLTFDKTASIYAEEQKLDAPNANNAGMKMMASFTGSGGTQYKNIKDKTYVVDKEFMGKEFLIKDSLPKLDWKLEGETKKIGEYTCFKATAIQKASATDFRNLKIKMKTTKPDDTKPAKTTNLMDQVDMPKEIVVTAWYTTDIPVSQGPETYWGLPGLILEISTGNTTVLCSKVVLNPKQKTEIKSPKNGKVVTQKEYDEIVVKKMEEMKQQFRGARPNQTIRIGG; encoded by the coding sequence ATGAAAAAAGGAATAATATTTTCATTGTTATGTTTAGCCTATAGTGGTGAAGTACTGGCGCAAAATTTTCAGGGAATGGCAGTATATGAATCCAAAACAGCCATAAATGATTTTGTTGCACAGGGGAAGCAATTTTCCGGTGAGATACAGAAAACAATGGAAGACCGCTTGAAAAAAGCATTTGAGAAAACGTTTGTACTCACTTTTGATAAAACGGCTTCCATATATGCAGAGGAACAAAAGTTGGATGCACCCAATGCCAATAATGCCGGTATGAAAATGATGGCCTCTTTTACCGGAAGTGGGGGGACACAATATAAAAATATTAAGGATAAGACCTATGTTGTTGACAAGGAATTTATGGGTAAGGAATTCCTGATCAAAGACAGTTTGCCAAAGTTGGATTGGAAATTAGAAGGAGAAACCAAGAAAATCGGTGAGTATACCTGTTTTAAAGCGACAGCGATCCAAAAGGCCAGCGCGACAGATTTCAGGAACCTTAAAATTAAAATGAAAACTACTAAGCCGGACGATACCAAACCTGCAAAAACAACGAATCTGATGGATCAGGTGGATATGCCTAAGGAAATTGTAGTTACTGCATGGTATACTACCGACATACCGGTAAGCCAGGGGCCTGAAACCTATTGGGGATTGCCGGGACTCATTTTGGAAATTAGCACCGGGAATACCACCGTGTTATGTTCAAAAGTAGTATTGAATCCAAAACAGAAAACAGAAATTAAATCCCCTAAAAATGGGAAAGTAGTTACACAGAAAGAATACGATGAAATTGTAGTAAAAAAAATGGAAGAGATGAAGCAGCAATTCCGTGGTGCGCGACCCAACCAGACCATACGGATCGGCGGGTAA
- a CDS encoding electron transfer flavoprotein subunit beta/FixA family protein has product MKILVCISHVPDTTSKINFANGDSEFDTNGVQFVINPNDEFGLTRAIWFKEKQGANVTVVNVGGPETEATLRKALAIGADEAIRINAVPTDGFFVATQLAEVIKNGGYDLVIAGKESLDYNGGMVPGMIAALIGGNFVNSCINVEVDGNNAKVTREIDGGKETLSTTLPLIIGGQKGLVEEKDLRIPNMRGIMTARTKALTLLEPVAATHNTKTVKFEKPAPKSAVKLISADNLDELVNLLHTEAKVI; this is encoded by the coding sequence ATGAAAATATTAGTTTGCATCAGTCACGTTCCTGATACTACTTCAAAAATTAATTTTGCGAATGGCGATTCAGAATTTGACACTAACGGAGTACAGTTTGTAATCAACCCTAATGACGAGTTTGGCCTTACAAGAGCCATTTGGTTCAAAGAAAAACAAGGCGCTAACGTGACTGTTGTTAATGTAGGTGGACCCGAAACCGAAGCAACACTTAGAAAAGCATTAGCAATTGGTGCCGACGAGGCAATCCGGATCAACGCAGTACCAACAGATGGTTTTTTTGTAGCTACGCAATTGGCTGAAGTAATCAAAAATGGCGGATACGATCTGGTTATTGCCGGTAAAGAATCTTTAGATTATAATGGCGGTATGGTCCCTGGGATGATTGCTGCCCTTATCGGTGGTAATTTCGTAAACTCCTGCATCAACGTGGAAGTAGACGGTAACAATGCCAAAGTAACCCGTGAAATTGATGGTGGTAAAGAAACGCTAAGCACTACACTTCCATTAATTATTGGTGGACAAAAAGGATTGGTAGAAGAAAAAGACCTGAGAATACCAAACATGCGTGGAATCATGACCGCACGAACAAAAGCTCTTACCCTATTGGAGCCTGTAGCTGCTACGCACAATACCAAAACGGTAAAATTTGAAAAACCAGCACCAAAATCAGCTGTAAAACTGATCAGTGCGGACAACCTGGACGAACTGGTAAACCTGTTGCATACGGAAGCGAAAGTAATCTAA
- a CDS encoding DUF5686 and carboxypeptidase-like regulatory domain-containing protein, whose translation MTKTVFHTIALLFILTTSVTAQTKVSGMVVDAFNKPVAYANVVFKGTNEGVITNEDGRFYIESKNSYKTVVVSFVGYSSQEIPLEKAVNYNVKVVLEDGEQLAEVKIYSGKTSKKNNPAIDILRKIWERKRKNGLYMFNQYQMDKYEKIEFDFNTIDSAFMKRKIFKGMEFIFDKVDTSDVTGKTYLPIFINESLHEVYGDNTTNRKKEILKANKNSGFDSNQQILAFIKDLYVEYNIYDNYLNFFDKSFTSPLSRTGIDVYNYVLADSAFIDKKWCYNIVYYPRRKGELTFKGDFWVNDTTFAIKNINMAVTKSANINWVKDIYIEQDFDVLNDSVFLLKRDHMMTDFSLNKKEKSRGVYGKRTTLYRNHEFNKVKPGDFYKADVNYNDESVYVKDDEYWRQNRFESLNKDEVGIYKMLDTLKTVKKFQQLYNAVSILGSGYVQYGNFDYGPIFSTFGYNDVEGARVRVGGRTYFGQNDTWRLQGYTAYGFKDNQFKYGISGKWMIDKKNRVILTAGNRRDVEQIGVSLTTTNDVLGRSFASSSLFSSGSNNKLTSINLTTIGVEVEPLRNLTFQMGFTYRTLKAASSAFSLDYFTDIPAGITAGEVKQYEMNMMIDYTPKRKTIGYGVERSIVDYNFARVFFNYSQGVKGIFNSDFDYDKLQFYYRQPIVIGPLGRLFVTTEVGKIYGNVPLGLMGVVPGNQSYFIIDNTFNLLNYYEFVADTYVNMQVEHHFNGKLFARIPGIRDLNLREIIGVKGIYGTVSDGNIALNASNLVYQAPEQVYWEYHAGIGNIFKVLRVDFAWRGSHLNVPGTNKFGVKASFGFYF comes from the coding sequence ATGACGAAGACCGTATTCCACACTATAGCTTTACTCTTTATATTAACTACTTCCGTTACCGCACAAACCAAAGTCAGCGGTATGGTAGTGGATGCTTTTAATAAACCTGTTGCCTATGCCAATGTCGTATTTAAAGGCACTAATGAAGGGGTGATTACCAATGAAGACGGGCGATTCTATATTGAATCAAAAAATAGCTATAAGACCGTTGTGGTTAGTTTTGTAGGCTATTCTTCCCAGGAAATCCCACTGGAAAAAGCCGTGAATTACAATGTTAAAGTCGTACTGGAAGACGGAGAGCAATTGGCCGAAGTAAAAATCTATTCCGGAAAAACCTCCAAAAAGAATAATCCGGCAATTGATATCCTCCGGAAAATCTGGGAACGCAAGCGTAAAAATGGCTTGTACATGTTCAATCAGTACCAGATGGACAAGTATGAAAAAATTGAATTTGACTTCAATACGATCGATAGTGCGTTTATGAAGCGGAAGATCTTCAAAGGCATGGAGTTTATTTTTGATAAAGTCGATACCTCTGATGTGACCGGAAAAACCTACCTGCCTATATTTATCAATGAATCCCTTCATGAAGTATATGGTGACAATACTACCAACAGGAAAAAAGAGATCCTAAAAGCGAATAAAAATTCCGGTTTTGATTCCAATCAGCAAATCCTTGCGTTTATCAAGGACTTGTATGTGGAGTATAATATTTATGATAATTACCTGAATTTCTTTGATAAGAGTTTTACATCCCCACTTTCGCGTACTGGAATTGACGTGTACAATTATGTATTGGCAGATAGCGCCTTTATTGATAAGAAGTGGTGCTATAATATCGTTTATTATCCGAGGCGTAAAGGAGAACTGACCTTTAAGGGAGATTTTTGGGTGAACGATACGACATTCGCCATCAAGAATATTAATATGGCCGTCACCAAAAGTGCCAATATCAACTGGGTCAAAGATATCTATATCGAACAGGATTTTGATGTGTTGAATGATTCGGTATTTCTACTGAAGCGGGACCATATGATGACTGATTTTAGTCTCAACAAAAAAGAAAAATCAAGAGGAGTATACGGAAAACGGACTACGTTATACCGCAACCACGAATTCAATAAAGTAAAGCCGGGCGATTTTTATAAAGCCGATGTCAATTACAATGACGAGTCCGTATATGTCAAAGATGATGAATACTGGCGACAGAATCGTTTTGAATCCCTCAATAAAGATGAGGTCGGGATTTATAAAATGCTCGATACCCTAAAAACCGTCAAGAAGTTCCAACAGCTTTATAATGCAGTTTCTATTTTGGGAAGCGGTTATGTGCAATATGGAAATTTTGATTATGGCCCCATATTCTCCACTTTCGGATATAACGATGTGGAGGGCGCCCGCGTCAGGGTAGGAGGCAGGACTTACTTTGGGCAAAATGATACCTGGAGGCTTCAGGGGTATACAGCGTATGGCTTTAAAGACAATCAATTCAAATACGGGATTTCCGGAAAATGGATGATCGATAAGAAAAACAGGGTGATCCTGACTGCGGGGAATCGCCGTGATGTAGAACAGATTGGGGTGAGCCTGACAACTACCAATGATGTACTGGGCCGAAGTTTTGCTTCATCATCCCTGTTTTCCAGCGGTAGCAATAACAAACTGACGTCGATTAACCTGACCACGATCGGTGTGGAAGTGGAGCCGCTTCGCAACCTGACCTTCCAGATGGGCTTTACCTACAGAACCTTAAAAGCAGCTTCATCCGCCTTCAGCCTGGATTATTTCACCGATATTCCGGCAGGGATAACAGCAGGAGAGGTCAAGCAATATGAGATGAATATGATGATTGACTACACGCCAAAGCGAAAAACAATCGGATATGGTGTAGAGCGTTCTATAGTTGATTATAATTTTGCCCGTGTATTTTTTAATTACAGCCAGGGTGTTAAAGGTATTTTTAATAGCGATTTTGATTACGATAAACTGCAGTTTTATTACCGCCAGCCGATTGTCATCGGACCTTTGGGCCGTTTGTTTGTCACGACAGAAGTGGGTAAAATCTACGGAAATGTACCGTTAGGATTGATGGGTGTTGTGCCCGGAAACCAATCGTATTTTATCATCGACAACACATTCAACCTCCTGAATTATTATGAATTCGTAGCTGACACGTATGTGAATATGCAGGTGGAGCACCATTTTAATGGGAAGCTTTTTGCCAGAATTCCGGGAATCAGGGATTTGAACCTGCGGGAAATTATTGGGGTAAAAGGAATATACGGAACCGTATCAGACGGCAATATTGCACTGAATGCCTCTAACCTAGTCTATCAGGCACCAGAGCAGGTATATTGGGAATACCATGCCGGTATTGGCAATATATTCAAGGTATTGCGGGTTGATTTTGCCTGGAGAGGAAGCCATCTTAATGTGCCGGGAACCAATAAATTCGGCGTCAAAGCATCGTTCGGATTCTATTTCTAA